In the Agromyces flavus genome, GTCTTTGAGCCCTCCAGCGTCAACCAGGGCCGCACCGGCGGGTCGCCACCGCCGCGATCGTCTGGCTTCACCGCGAGAACCTGGTGCAGTTGGATACGCAAGAGGGCGGATGCCGAAACATCCGCCCTCTTGTGCTGTCCGAGCACACCCGGACTCTCGTCCCCGGTGGATCAGAAGTCCCAGTCCTCGTCCTCGGTCACGACCGCCTTGCCGATCACGTACGACGAGCCGGAACCCGAGAAGAAGTCGTGGTTCTCGTCGGCGTTCGGTGAGAGGGCCGCGAGGATGGCGGGGTTCACGTCGGTGACGGTCTTCGGGAACATCGGCTCGTAGCCGAGGTTCATGAGGGCCTTGTTGGCGTTGTAGTGCAGGAACTTCTTCACGTCTTCGGTGAGGCCGACGCCGTCGTAGAGGTCCTGCGTGTACTGGGCCTCGTTGTCGTAGAGCTCGTAGAGCAGCGAGAACGTGTAGTCCTTGATCTCGTCGCGGGTCGCGTCATCCACCCGCTCGAGGCCCTTCTGGAACTTGTAGCCGATGTAGTAGCCGTGCACGGCCTCGTCGCGGATGATCAGGCGAATGAGATCAGCCGTGTTCGTCAGCTTCGCGCGCGACGACCAGTGCATCGGCAGGTAGAAGCCCGAGTAGAACAGGAAGCTCTCGAGCAGCGTCGAAGCCACCTTGCGCTTCAGCGGGGAGTCGCCCTGGTAGTACTCCATGACGATCGCGGCCTTCTTCTGCAGGTTCTCGTTCTCGACCGACCAGCGGAAGGCGTCGTCGATGTCCTTCGTCGAGCACAGCGTTGAGAAGATCGACGAGTAGCTCTTCGCGTGCACCGACTCCATGAACGCGATGTTCGTGTACACCGCCTCTTCGTGCGGGGTGATCGCGTCGGGGATGAGCGAGACCGCGCCGACCGTGCCCTGGATGGTGTCGAGCAGCGTCAGGCCCGTGAACACCCGCATCGTGAGCTGCTGCTCCTCGGGCGTTAGCGTGTTCCACGACTGGATGTCGTTCGACAGCGGCACCTTCTCGGGCAGCCAGAAGTTGCCGACCAGGCGGTTCCAGACCTCGAGGTCCTTGTCGTCCTGGATGCGGTTCCAGTTGATCGCGTTGACGTGGTCGACCAGCTTCACCTTGCCGTGGTGGGCGGGGTCGTTGGCGGCCGCGTTGACCGGGTCGGTGAGGGTCATGTCAGTTCCTTAGAGGCGGATGTCGCGAAGCGGACGGGTCATCAAACGTGAGGATTACTCACTACAGCGTGCAGCTGACGCACATGTCCAGCTCGGTGCCCTCGAGGGCCTGCTGCCGCAGCCGGATGTAGTAGATGGTCTTGATGCCCTTCTTCCACGCGTAGATCTGGGCCTTGTTGATGTCGCGGGTCGTCGCGGTGTCCTTGAAGAACAGCGTGAGCGACAGGCCCTGGTCGACGTGCTGCGTCGCCGCGGCGTACGTGTCGATGACCTTCTCGTAGCCGATCTCGTACGCGTCCTCGTAGTACTCGAGGTTGTCGTTCGTCATGAACGGCGCCGGGTAGTAGACGCGGCCGAGCTTGCCTTCCTTGCGGATCTCGATCTTCGCCGCGATCGGGTGGATCGACGACGTCGCGTTGTTGATGTACGAGATCGAGCCGGTGGGCGGCACCGCCTGGAGGTTCTGGTTGTAGATGCCGTGCTCCCGGATGGAGGCCTTCAGCTCCTGCCAGTCGTGCTGCGTGGGGATGTGCACGCCGGCGTCGGCGAAGAGCTCGATGACCCGCGGGGTCTGCGGCACCCACGCGGCATCCGTGTACTTGTCGAAGAACTCGCCTGAGGCGTACTTCGACTCGGCGAACCCGTCGAACGTCTCACCCCGCTCGATCGCGATCTGGTTCGACGCCCGCAGCGCGTGGAACAGCACCGTGTAGAAGTAGATGTTCGTGAAGTCGATGCCCTCTTCGCTGCCGTAGAAGATGCGCTCACGGGCGAGGTAGCCGTGCAGGTTCATCTGCCCGAGCCCGATGGCGTGCGACTTGTCGTTGCCGTCTTCGACCGAACGCACCGACGAGATGTGCGACATGTTCGACACGGCGGTCAGGCCCCGGATGGCGGTCTCGACCGTCTTGCCGAAGTCGGGCGAGTCCATCGCCAGCGCGATGTTCAGCGAGCCCAGGTTGCAGG is a window encoding:
- the nrdF gene encoding class 1b ribonucleoside-diphosphate reductase subunit beta codes for the protein MTLTDPVNAAANDPAHHGKVKLVDHVNAINWNRIQDDKDLEVWNRLVGNFWLPEKVPLSNDIQSWNTLTPEEQQLTMRVFTGLTLLDTIQGTVGAVSLIPDAITPHEEAVYTNIAFMESVHAKSYSSIFSTLCSTKDIDDAFRWSVENENLQKKAAIVMEYYQGDSPLKRKVASTLLESFLFYSGFYLPMHWSSRAKLTNTADLIRLIIRDEAVHGYYIGYKFQKGLERVDDATRDEIKDYTFSLLYELYDNEAQYTQDLYDGVGLTEDVKKFLHYNANKALMNLGYEPMFPKTVTDVNPAILAALSPNADENHDFFSGSGSSYVIGKAVVTEDEDWDF